CGGTTCTCTACCCAAATTCCCCTTTAGGTTTTAATGACCCTCTATCTCTTTGAGTGTCTCTCTATACTCTTGTTTGTCTCTTATGCTTATAGCTTGATTTATGATTGATAAAGCTTCTTCCTTCCTACCCTGTTTGAAAAGAACCCACGCCAAGTTGTTAAGTATGTCAGGTTCCTGTGGTTTTAGACGCAGAGCTTTTCTGTATTCTTCTTCTGCTTTTTTGTAATTGCCTTCCTTTGCGTAAACATTGCCCAAGTTAAAATACGCTTCCCACATGCCTTTGTCCTTTTGTATAGCTTTTTTGTACTCCTCTTTAGCTAATTTTAGGTCTCCTTTCTTTTCGTATATGTAGCCTAAGTTCAGGTGTTCTTGTGCGCTCAGACTATCCTCAAGAATGACTATCCTTGGAACTCCGCAAGAAAATACAAAAGCTAAGGTAAGGATCAGGAACTTTTTCATATATGAGCCTTTATTTGTTCGTATCCAAACATAAATCCGTGCCCAAGCTGTGCGCCTAATCTGTTTGCCAGTTCTAGCTTCTCTGTGGTATCTATTTTCTTGAAACATACCTTTGATCCGTAGTACTTTACCAGCTCCACCGCTCTTTTTACATCTTCCTTTTTGGCTTTTGTGTAAAATTCGTCACTAAAGAACACATAATCGAAAGCTCCAAACATTAAATCTTTAAGTTCATAACCTATGGTGGTAAA
The DNA window shown above is from Hydrogenobacter hydrogenophilus and carries:
- a CDS encoding tetratricopeptide repeat protein, with the protein product MKKFLILTLAFVFSCGVPRIVILEDSLSAQEHLNLGYIYEKKGDLKLAKEEYKKAIQKDKGMWEAYFNLGNVYAKEGNYKKAEEEYRKALRLKPQEPDILNNLAWVLFKQGRKEEALSIINQAISIRDKQEYRETLKEIEGH